One Oncorhynchus kisutch isolate 150728-3 linkage group LG11, Okis_V2, whole genome shotgun sequence genomic region harbors:
- the tha1 gene encoding threonine aldolase 1 encodes MFLNTLKIPARALLQCVNRGVISPKHRVGLGRGPSRLYYETAKPVDPSMSGASSARTVDLRSDTVTKPGAAMRQAMAEAEVGDDVFGEDPTVNELQKMAAEVFGMEAALYVPSGTMANLIAVMVHCKERGDEMIVGDLSHLHIYEQGGSAQLAGVHSTTVTNLPDGTFDLDQLESKIRHGYPDAHYPCSRLVCVENTHNIQGGRVLPLPFLQEVKALADRYGLAVHMDGARMMNAAIAQKVAPSTILQNTHTVSVCLSKGLGAPVGTMLAGPQGFISRAVRCRKALGGGLRQVGILAAAGKLALGDMINRLEEDHRHARTFAQALLECDPPLYEVDMAAVETNILRFRLRDASLTPTEFCALMAAVAEGEQATMGQGVRVLMFPHIGDSVRAVWHLGISLEDTQLAIQKLQFVARQHSQKRLRAQ; translated from the exons ATGTTTTTAAACACGTTAAAGATTCCGGCCCGTGCCTTGTTGCAGTGTGTAAACCGGGGTGTCATCTCACCAAAACATCGCGTGGGGCTTGGACGAGGACCCTCTCGACTCTACTACGAGACCGCTAAACCAGTGGACCCTTCCATGTCCGGGGCATCCTCTGCCCGGACAGTGGACCTCCGTAGCGACACCGTGACCAAGCCTGGAGCGGCCATGCGTCAGGCCATGGCAGAGGCCGAGGTTGGGGACGATGTATTCGGGGAGGATCCAACAGTAAATG AGCTCCAGAAGATGGCTGCAGAGGTGTTTGGGATGGAGGCAGCTCTCTATGTCCCATCTGGAACCATGGCAAACCTCATAGCAG TAATGGTGCACTgcaaggagagaggagacgagatgATCGTTGGAGATCTGTCACACCTCCACATCTACGAGCAGGGAGGGAGTGCTCAG CTGGCTGGTGTCCACTCCACCACGGTGACCAATCTACCTGACGGGACCTTTGACCTGGATCAGCTGGAGTCCAAGATTCGCCATGGTTACCCCGACGCCCACTACCCCTGCTCACGCCTGGTGTGTgtggagaacacacacaacatacagggAGGCCGCGTGCTGCCCCTACCCTTCCTGCaggag gTAAAGGCGCTAGCAGACAGATATGGTCTGGCTGTACACATGGATGGAGCAAGAATGATGAATGCAGCCATTGCCCAGAAAGTCGCCCCATCTACAAtcctacaaaacacacacaccgtcagcGTCTGCCTGTCCAAG GGTCTGGGTGCTCCAGTGGGCACCATGCTGGCTGGCCCTCAGGGCTTCATTTCCAGGGCGGTGCGTTGTCGTAAAGCCCTGGGCGGAGGGCTGCGCCAGGTGGGAATTCTGGCAGCCGCTGGCAAGCTGGCATTGGGGGACATGATCAACAGGCTGGAGGAAGACCACCGTCATGCCAGGACCTTCGCACAGG ctctgtTGGAGTGCGACCCTCCTCTCTACGAGGTCGACATGGCTGCTGTAGAAACCAACATCCTGCGGTTTCGTCTGCGGGACGCCTCGTTGACCCCAACAGAGTTCTGTGCTCTGATGGCTGCGGTGGCGGAAGGCGAGCAGGCCACTATGGGGCAGGGGGTACGGGTACTCATGTTCCCCCACATTGGAGACTCTGTCAGGGCCGTCTGGCATCTGGGCATCTCACTGGAGGACACTCAGCTGGCCATCCAAAAGCTGCAGTTTGTGGCCAGGCAACACTCTCAGAAGAGGCTCAGGGCCCAATGA